The window tgaaattatcccaaaaaaaaagggtaaacaaTAAAAGAAGGCGATTGGGAAAGCCATAAAGGAGCTAGACACTGGTAAAATAATTTATGGGGCCAAAGagtaaaatcaataaaaaaaggGCATTATTGCAAAACGGGCACTTAAATATCCGTCAGGGTTCTTATTCGCGTTTGCACACGCAGATACTTCTCACTGTCCTTCTCTGTATTCGTTTATGCAACCCACAACATCAACAAAAAATTGGtaagttcatttgtttgtttatttagcTATGAAGGCTTTTTTTCCCCCTGTtaaatggatgatttatttatgttttaatttcttgatcTTGATTGTAGCTTGTGAACCTTTCGTTGCTAATGCCTTATTGTGTCTCTCAGGAGTTCTTTATTTCTTGGTGGTTAGCTTTTCTCCATAAAGTTTATATTTTGTCATAACAATTTGTTTCTGGTGATTggattttattttgtgtttagaCCTATTGAAGTTCAATGAAATTGTCAGTTCTGGCGCTtgagttattttattttattttttggctgGAACTGGTCTGAAACCCGAATGAAGATGGATGCAAAATTTGTTCCCTAAGTTGGCTGTTAAGGTTTCTTTTGCATATGAGTGAACTATGAATGAAAATAATCCGAAAGTACTTGCATTTGTTCCTTACTTAAGCCCTCGAATGcctttcctagtttttctttctcctttgaTCTATTGAGACATTGGATATTTTGGATtttgaacaagaaaatcttGCAAGGGTACTCAATATTGAATCGATTGGTATATTTTGCACATTAGCTTTTCATAAGGGTTAGGTTCATTCCATAAGTCGACCACTCTCTTTACAGATTGTTCCTTTGTAATATTTGATTGCAAGTAAGAATGCAGCCTAATAccaaacttaatccaaaaaaacGTTGCTTAGTATTGATTTGTTGTATGCCTAGTCTGCCATGCTCTGGGTATATGCATGGAAGTCAATTCCTAGAATGCTACCATTTACCAAAACATTCTTGCATGTGGTCTTCTCTCCCAAAGCACATTCATGCAAAAGATATTTATCAAGCATGGTAGCCAATGGCATCAGATTGGTGGACTGAAAATTTATGAGTTGTAAACGGCTTGCAATATTGGATGTCATATTGTCGATTAGTCTTCTTATACCAGTAGGATTTCCATATTCCAGAATGAGATGATAGTCCCTGAAAATATGAATGAGATTGACATCTTCCCCATTTCTCTTCTTAAGGTGAGAAGCTCACTGGAAATAGGATGTGAAGCTTCTACACAGGAAGGAAGGATTACATTCATTTGCTGCATTTAGTACTACAAGTGCCAAAGGGCACTGCTTCACCAGAAATCATCCTTCagtgtttatttttttgtaacTATCTTCAAACCATGAAGCTTTCTGTAGTTTTCAAATCCTTGCGTAGCTATCCCGCTCTTCGTGTAGTTACTGGCCCTCTACAGTCTCGTGCATTTCAGCCTGATTTCATTCCCAGGGATCCCAAATCAAAGCCCGTAAGACACAAGTATCCTGCTTTCTATGATCCTTATGGCCCTAGACCCCCACCTTCATATAAGATCATTCGGCTTGCAGAACATATTGCAGCCCTGTCTCCTGAAGAGCGTAATTTGATTGGTCCCACGCTTAGAGACAGACTAAGACATCCGAAGATTCAACCAGTTTTAGTGGAGGGCATGGACTTGGGTCCTCAGGGAGGGTCTGGTGTTGGTCTTCAAAGGCTGAGGAGAAAAAGGTTGAAAAAACTGCATTTGATGTCAAGTTAGAAAAGTTTGATGCTGCTGCAAAAATTAAGGTGATCAAAGAGGTTCGTGCTTTCACAAATTTGGGGTTGAAGGAAACCAAAGATTTAGTTGAGTAAGTACCAGTTTTAATTAAGCAAGGTATCACTAAAGAAGAGGCAAATGAGAAAATCAAGGCTGTAGGAGGAGTTGCTGTTATGGAGTAGATTTTCACCGAGTTTTGTATGCTTTCATTGAACTGTTATCAAAGTTCTATTGCCAGTTTTTCGCTTTGATAGAGAAACAACTGCCATTCTGAAGATGTTGTTCTTGCATATTCAAAAGAATGAAACTTTCCTTGCTAGGTAGAGGAGGAACATTAttatattttccttcaaaattggTTTTCATACTTGATATTTTGTGCTGACCCTTAATGGGATTTTGGGATACGGATGGGCCACCAGGGGAATTGGCTTAACAGATGTCTGGTTTGTGTAAAATTGCTGGTGTATGATATTGGAATTATTGCTGATTTAGCTGTGGTTGCAACTTACAAGTAGTCTGTTTGGTTCAGCATTTTAACATGGTGGCAGACTTTTCAGTGGCCGCAAATGGCCTCTGTCCATTTTTGAGATGGCCAAACAGTTACATTTCAGGCTTTTGCCAAGTATGGAAATTTTGGAATTGAATTATGAACTCTCAACATGCGATTTTCACTTAACTGATCCCCAGCAATTAATAGACCCACACTCTAGTAGATAACATTTTTAGCCACTTCATgcaatatttgaaaatatttcttgcgCAAATATGAGATGTGTAACCTTCATTGTTGTGGTCGAATAACATTCCTAATTGACCAATTGTTACTAGTCAATTAGTTCATCTTAACTTGAAAGCAGCAGTAGAGTAAATAAACATGATTGTGGCCCAAGTCTTcagtttttttaatttttaacatAACTTAAACTACATCATGTATTAAAATGTATTTCCCCAAAAAATTTCTTGACTTTCGTATAACTATCTATGAAAGTTTTCAAGGTATTAATTACTCACCAAAATCCTCCTGAATGGTTGATTCTAAATAGATTTAATTTATCCACATCTTTTGCTGTCCCACCACGATCTCTATATAGAGAAATATAGACCATTATTAGataacaattcattttttgttttaatctacattttttggtttaacaattttactttttgactttttggttaAATAGTTATTAAGAGCAAAGGTGTTATTGTCAATTTATGACATTTGATAAGAATATTTAGTCTCGTCAAACTCACAGAGGAGGTAAGCAAAATTTTACAAACCTCAAGGAGCTGAATGATATTACGAGAAACCTCatagatttttgaaattatcctaaaaaaaagggtaaacaaTAAAAGAAGGCAATTGGGAAAGCCATAAAGGAGCCAGACACTAGTAAAGTAATTTACGGGGCCAAAGagtaaaatcaataaaaaaaggGCATTATTGCAAAACGGGCACTTAAATATCCGTCAGGGTTCTTATTCGCGTTTGCACACGCAGATACTTCTCACTGTCCTTCTCTGTATTCGTTTATGCAACccacaaaatcaacaaaaaattgGTAAGTTCAGTTGTTTGTTTATTTAGCTATGAAGGCTTTTTTCCCCCTGTtaaatggatgatttatttatgttttaatttcttaatcTTGATTGTAGCTTGTGAACCTTTCGTTGCTAATGCCTTATTGTGTCTCTCAGGAGTTCTTTATTTCTTGGTGGTTAGCTTTTCTCCATAAAGTTTATATTTTGTCATAACAATTTGTTTCTGGTGATTGGATTTTATTTTGTGCTTAGACCTATTGAAGTTCAATGAAATTGTTAGTTCTGGAGCCagagttatttattttattttttggctgGAACTGGTCTGAAACCCGAATGAAGATGGATGTAAAATTTGTTCCCTAAGTTGGCTGTTAAGGTTTCTTTTGCATATGAGTGAACTATGAATGAAAATAATCTGAAAGTACTTGCACTTGTTCCTTACTTAAGCCCTCGAATGcctttcctagtttttctttctcctttgaTCTATGCTTTTCACAAGAGGGATAAGAGTTGGAACATGGGGACGCAATTAACACATTATGATTCCACGTTTGCAAATCCTTTTTGGAAAGCCTCAACTCATTCGTCATCAACCACTACCTTAACCAAGTTGGAAGATCAACTAATGCAATAACTTGGGAAATGGAAAATCAATCAATGAACACAGTCATCCACTCTCTAGACCTTTGTCTTTCTCGGTCATGCTCCACATGGAAATGTTATCTACTGTCATCACCCAAAAGCAAAAAAGGTAACATGCATGTTCAAGGTTCGACACTCGAAGAGCTTGCCTTCGCCTTTAAGGATTTACCTTTCTTTTCTAGAAGAATCAAGACCAAACATGTTTATTAAATGAACAATTTCCCAATAGTTCCATCCATCCAAAGAATTGAAGAATCAAGACCATAATCGTATATTAACTATCATCTAGCCAAAGAACTGAAGACTTGGGCCACAATCATGTTTGTTTACTCTACTACTGCTTTCAGGTTAAGATGAACAAATTGACCAGTAACAATTGGTCAATTAGGAATGCTATTTGACTACAACAATGAAGGTTACACAGCTCATATTTGcgcaagaaatattttcaaatattgcttGAAGTGGCTAAAAATGTTATCTACTAGAGTGTGGGTCTGTTAATTGCTGGGGATCAGttaagtgaaaattgcatgcTAAGAGTTCATAATTCAATTCCAAAATTTCCATACCTGGCAAAAGCCTGAAATGTAGCTGTTTGGACATCTCAAAAATGGACAGAGGCCATTTGCGACCACTGAAAAGTCAGCCGCCATGTTAAAATGCTGAAGCAAACAGACTACTTGTAAGTTGCAACCACAGCCAAATCAGCAATAATTCCAATATCATACACCAGCAATTTTACACAAACCAGACATCTGTTAAGCCAATTTCCCTGGTGGCCCATCCGTATCCCAAAATCCCATTAAGGGTCAGCACAAAATATCAAGTGTGAAAAccaaatttgaaggaaaatataaTAATGTTCCTCCTCTAACTAGCAAGGAAAGTTTCATTCTTTTGAATATGCAAGAACAACATCTTCAGAATGGCAGTTGTTTCTCTATCAGAGCGAAAAACTAGCAATGGAACTTTGATAACAGTTCAAAGAAAGCATACAAAACTCGGTGAAAATCTACTCCATAACAACAACTCCCCCTACAGTTTTGATCTTCTCTATAATATCATTTGCCTCTTCTTTAGTGATACCTTGCTTAATTAAAATTGGTACTTTCTCAACTAAATCTTTGGCTTCCTTCAACCCCAAATTTGTTAAAGCACGAACCTCTTTGATCACCTTAATTTTTGCAGCAGCATCAAACTTTTCTAACTTGACATCAAATGCAGTTTTTTCAACCTTCTTCTCCTCAGCCTTTGAAGACCCAGCACCAGACCCTCCCTGAGGACCCAAGTCCATGCCCTTCACTAAAATCGGTTGAATCTTAGGATGCCTTAGTCTGTCTCTAAGCGTGGGACCAATCAAATTACGCTCTTCAGGAGACAAGGCTGCAATCTGTTCTGCAAGCCGAATGATCTTATCTGAAGGTTGAGGTCTAGGGCCATAAGGATCATAGAAAGTAGGATACTTGTGTCTTACAGGCTTTGATTTGGGGTCCCCGAGAATGAAATCAGGCTGAAATGCACGAGACTGTAGAGGGCCAGTAACCACACGAAGAGCGGGATAGCTACGCAAGGATTTGAAAACTACAGAAAGCTTCATGGTTTGAAGATAgttacaaaaaaataaacactGAAGGATGATTTCTGGTGAAGCAGTGCCTTTTGGCACTTGTAGCACTAAATGCAGCAAATGAATGTAATCCTTCCTTCCTGTGTAGAGCTTCACATCCTATTTCCAGTGAGCTTCTCACCTTAAGAAGAGAAATGGGGAAGATGTCAGTCTCATTCATATTTTCAAGGACTATCATCCCATTCTGGAATATGGAAATCCTACTGGTATAAGAAGACTAATCAACAATATGACATCCAGTATTGCAAGCCGTTTACAACTCATAAATTTTCAGTCCACCAATGTGAAGCCATTGGCTACCATGcttgataaatattttttgcATGAATGTGCTTTGGGAAAGAAGACCACACGCAAGAATGTTTTGGTAAATGGTAGCATTCTAGGAATTGACTTCCATGCATATACCCAGAGCATGGCAGACTAGGCATACAACAAATTAAATACTAAGCAACgtttttttggattaagtttggTATTAGGCTGCATTCTTACTTGCAATCAAATATTACAAAGGAACAATCTTTAAAGAGAGTGGTCGACTTATGGAATGAACCTAACCCTTATGAAAAGATAATGTGCAAAATATACCAATCGATTCAATATTGAGTACCCTTGCaagattttcttgttcaaaATCCAAACTATCCAATGTCTCAATAGAtcaaaggagaaagaaaaactaggaaaggCATTCGAGGGCTTAAGTAAGGAACAAGTGCAAGTACTTTCGGATTATTTTCATTCATAGTTCACTCATATGCAAAAGAAACCTTAACAGCCAACTTAGGGAACAAATTTTACATCCATCTTCATTCGGGTTTCAGACCAGTTCcagccaaaaaataaaataaaataactcaGGCTCCAGAACTAACAATTTCATTGAACTTCAATAGGTCTAAGCACAAAATAAAATCCAATCACCAGATACAAATTGTTATGACAAAATATAAACTTTATGGAGAAAAACTAACCACCAAGAAATAAAGAACTCCTGAGAGACACAATAAGGCATTAG is drawn from Coffea arabica cultivar ET-39 chromosome 1c, Coffea Arabica ET-39 HiFi, whole genome shotgun sequence and contains these coding sequences:
- the LOC113724269 gene encoding uncharacterized protein, with product MKLSVVFKSLRSYPALRVVTGPLQSRAFQPDFILGDPKSKPVRHKYPTFYDPYGPRPQPSDKIIRLAEQIAALSPEERNLIGPTLRDRLRHPKIQPILVKGMDLGPQGGSGAGSSKAEEKKVEKTAFDVKLEKFDAAAKIKVIKEVRALTNLGLKEAKDLVEKVPILIKQGITKEEANDIIEKIKTVGGVVVME